One genomic segment of uncultured Desulfobacter sp. includes these proteins:
- a CDS encoding efflux RND transporter periplasmic adaptor subunit: MKKLPFQKRTLALTAVLVPLLALFVYVALRSGPLAPVSVVLATVENKSLSPALFGIGTIEARYTYKIGPTVAGRVKRLDVHVGDRVKAGQVFGEMDPVDLDEHIRAQDATLKQADAQLNEAQVRRDYAQTQALRYEQLLQAQSTSEEVVATKQHDLLVAKAGLTAAREELSRVRAEREALAAQRSNLSLIAPVDGLVVSRDAEPGTTVVAGQAVVELIDPNTLWVNVRFDQIRAQGLAPSLSARIALRSQAGKQKAGRVLRVEPLADAVTEETLAKVVFDQIPDPLPPVGELVEVTVTLPTLGATPIVPNAAIHNIDGKLGVWQVTNGDLHFTPVSLGIADLEGRVQIREGLQIGDQVVAYSENTLNEHSRIHIVDHIPGVTP; this comes from the coding sequence ATGAAAAAATTGCCTTTCCAAAAACGTACATTGGCGCTGACAGCTGTACTTGTTCCTCTGCTTGCTCTTTTTGTCTATGTGGCCCTGCGTTCCGGACCGCTTGCTCCGGTATCCGTTGTATTGGCCACGGTCGAGAATAAGAGCCTCTCACCGGCACTATTCGGCATCGGAACCATTGAGGCCCGTTACACCTACAAAATTGGCCCAACGGTTGCGGGGCGGGTCAAGCGCCTGGATGTACACGTAGGTGATCGTGTTAAGGCTGGCCAAGTGTTTGGTGAAATGGACCCGGTGGATCTTGATGAACATATCAGGGCTCAGGATGCCACGCTGAAACAAGCAGACGCTCAATTAAACGAAGCGCAGGTGCGTCGGGATTATGCACAGACACAAGCTTTGCGTTACGAGCAGTTACTTCAGGCGCAGTCCACCAGTGAGGAAGTGGTAGCCACTAAGCAACACGACCTGTTGGTTGCAAAAGCGGGGCTGACTGCGGCACGGGAGGAGCTATCTCGTGTACGTGCAGAGCGAGAGGCGTTAGCGGCGCAGCGCAGTAATCTGTCTCTTATTGCGCCAGTTGACGGCCTGGTCGTTTCGCGTGATGCCGAACCGGGAACCACCGTGGTCGCAGGTCAGGCTGTCGTGGAACTGATTGATCCGAACACGCTCTGGGTCAATGTCCGCTTCGATCAAATTCGTGCGCAAGGTCTCGCCCCAAGCCTATCCGCCCGGATCGCATTACGTTCCCAGGCAGGGAAACAGAAGGCCGGACGTGTACTGAGGGTCGAACCCCTGGCAGACGCGGTAACGGAGGAAACCCTTGCCAAGGTTGTCTTCGATCAAATTCCTGATCCGCTGCCGCCTGTCGGCGAACTGGTCGAAGTCACGGTCACCTTGCCGACCCTTGGGGCAACGCCGATTGTCCCCAATGCCGCCATCCACAACATTGACGGCAAACTGGGCGTGTGGCAGGTCACCAATGGCGATCTTCACTTTACACCCGTTTCACTGGGGATTGCAGACTTGGAGGGCCGTGTGCAAATACGAGAAGGGCTCCAGATTGGCGACCAAGTAGTGGCCTACAGCGAAAACACCTTGAATGAGCATAGCCGGATTCACATCGTTGACCATATTCCGGGGGTGACGCCATGA
- the ric gene encoding iron-sulfur cluster repair di-iron protein, whose protein sequence is MNKSTPERNRQLKISPEQTVRELVVQHPQLRSQLEKLGIDYCCGGLRPLSAAVQAAGLKWRTVEDKLKQAWSSAQKEEHATDWNAATLTVLVDHILDKHHAFTKEQLLRLDGLRQKVQRAHGKKHGELLNQLRQLFDGLAEELSAHLLKEEQILFPAIKGIDAFMSGTGPRPVVHCGTIENPVRQMMLEHNHAGNVLVDIRKLTGNYRLPADGCRTFAALYDGLQALEADLHEHIHLENNILFPKSVAQEVIINS, encoded by the coding sequence ATGAACAAATCAACCCCAGAAAGAAACCGTCAGTTAAAGATCAGCCCGGAGCAAACCGTTCGCGAACTGGTGGTACAGCACCCTCAGCTGCGGTCGCAGTTGGAAAAGCTTGGGATCGACTATTGCTGCGGTGGACTGCGCCCTCTGTCCGCCGCGGTGCAGGCGGCCGGTCTGAAATGGCGCACGGTTGAAGACAAACTGAAACAGGCTTGGAGTTCCGCGCAAAAAGAGGAGCATGCGACGGACTGGAATGCAGCCACGCTCACCGTCTTGGTCGACCATATTCTCGATAAGCACCACGCCTTCACAAAGGAACAGCTATTGCGTCTCGACGGATTGCGGCAGAAGGTTCAGCGCGCTCACGGCAAAAAACACGGCGAACTGCTGAATCAGCTGCGGCAACTGTTTGACGGGCTCGCTGAAGAACTCTCGGCGCACCTGCTGAAAGAGGAGCAGATTCTCTTCCCAGCCATCAAGGGAATTGATGCCTTTATGTCGGGAACCGGCCCTCGGCCGGTCGTCCACTGCGGAACAATTGAAAACCCGGTTCGACAGATGATGCTCGAGCATAATCACGCGGGGAATGTCTTGGTAGACATCCGCAAGCTGACCGGAAATTACCGGCTTCCCGCCGATGGCTGCCGGACCTTTGCGGCGCTTTACGACGGACTTCAGGCTTTGGAGGCCGACCTGCACGAGCACATTCATCTGGAAAACAACATCCTGTTCCCGAAAAGTGTGGCGCAGGAAGTGATAATCAATTCCTGA
- a CDS encoding ABC transporter ATP-binding protein, with amino-acid sequence MTAKGLRIQGLKKRYGSGDTAVDALKAVDMHVAPGEVVGLIGPSGSGKSTLLKCLGAVIEPTAGKMILGDDVIYDDGWKVKDLRALRRDRIGFVFQAPYLIPFLDVTDNVALLPMLAGIPNAGARKRAIELFKALDVEHRAKAMPSQLSGGEQQRVAIARGLVNRPPVILADEPTAPLDSERALAVIRILNDMAKKFETAIIVVTHDEKIIPTFKRIYNIRDGVTYEEEGEGRDFE; translated from the coding sequence ATGACTGCTAAAGGTCTTCGTATCCAGGGGTTAAAAAAACGTTATGGAAGCGGCGATACCGCCGTTGATGCTCTGAAGGCGGTAGACATGCACGTTGCGCCGGGCGAGGTCGTTGGACTGATAGGTCCTTCTGGATCTGGCAAAAGTACGCTCCTTAAATGTTTGGGAGCGGTGATTGAGCCGACCGCCGGAAAAATGATACTCGGAGATGACGTCATTTATGACGACGGGTGGAAGGTCAAAGATCTTCGTGCCTTGCGGCGGGACCGGATCGGCTTTGTATTCCAGGCACCTTATCTGATTCCTTTCCTCGACGTCACCGACAACGTCGCCCTTCTGCCCATGCTGGCGGGAATACCAAACGCCGGGGCGCGTAAACGGGCAATAGAATTATTCAAAGCGCTTGATGTAGAACATCGCGCCAAGGCCATGCCTTCTCAACTCTCTGGTGGAGAACAGCAGCGAGTGGCTATTGCACGGGGACTGGTCAATCGTCCCCCGGTAATACTGGCCGATGAACCGACTGCTCCGCTTGATAGTGAACGCGCCCTGGCTGTAATCCGGATATTGAATGATATGGCCAAAAAATTTGAGACCGCCATTATTGTCGTCACCCACGATGAAAAAATCATTCCCACCTTTAAACGTATTTATAACATCCGTGACGGGGTAACCTATGAAGAAGAAGGTGAAGGACGTGACTTCGAATGA
- a CDS encoding ABC transporter permease: MISLAGRDIMHSWGKFVFTGMGLGLLIGITLSMAGIYRGMVDDAKVLLDNSGADLWVVQKDTLGPYAESSSLYDDLWRGIRGMAGVERAANITYLTMQVGKQEGDVRAMVTGITPGGPGTPGWPPHLVAGRQITRSHYEAVADIASGFKLGDRIQIRRNQYTVVGLTRRMVSSNGDPMVFIPLKDAQEAQFLKDNDAIRGQRRRTAEDPSFNRPEVPGLFDAVIASQTTNPYVNAVLVRVEAGHNPEEVAESIRRWKRLTVYTRSQMEEILVGKLIATSARQIFMFLVILSIVSSAIVAFIIYTLTLGKIREIAVLKLIGTRNRTIVGLIMQQSIALGLIGFVVGKISATLLMAPIFPKYVLLQPLDSVMGFMAVVMICVLSSIIAIRAALRVDPAEAIGG; this comes from the coding sequence ATGATCAGTTTGGCAGGACGCGACATCATGCACTCATGGGGAAAGTTCGTCTTTACCGGTATGGGCCTTGGGCTGCTCATCGGCATCACACTGTCTATGGCAGGGATTTATCGTGGTATGGTGGACGATGCCAAAGTATTGCTCGACAACAGCGGTGCTGATCTCTGGGTGGTGCAGAAGGACACACTTGGGCCCTACGCCGAGTCATCAAGTCTATACGATGATCTCTGGCGTGGGATTCGAGGCATGGCGGGGGTGGAACGGGCGGCGAACATCACGTATCTCACCATGCAGGTGGGCAAACAAGAGGGTGACGTGCGTGCCATGGTTACCGGCATCACGCCCGGAGGGCCAGGAACGCCCGGCTGGCCTCCCCATCTCGTCGCGGGTCGTCAGATTACTCGAAGCCATTACGAGGCCGTCGCCGACATCGCTTCCGGATTTAAACTTGGTGACCGTATCCAGATCCGCCGTAACCAATACACCGTAGTCGGGCTGACCAGGAGGATGGTCTCTTCCAATGGCGACCCGATGGTGTTCATTCCGCTTAAAGATGCCCAGGAAGCCCAGTTTCTCAAGGATAATGACGCCATCCGGGGGCAGCGTCGACGCACGGCCGAGGACCCTTCCTTCAACCGGCCCGAAGTGCCCGGTCTGTTTGATGCGGTTATTGCCTCGCAAACCACCAACCCTTACGTCAATGCTGTTTTAGTGCGGGTTGAAGCAGGTCATAACCCGGAAGAAGTCGCTGAGTCGATCCGCCGCTGGAAGCGCTTAACCGTCTACACCCGCAGCCAGATGGAGGAGATTCTGGTTGGCAAGCTGATCGCTACCTCCGCCAGACAGATTTTCATGTTCCTGGTGATCCTTTCGATTGTCAGCTCCGCCATTGTCGCCTTCATCATCTACACCCTGACGCTCGGAAAAATTCGTGAAATTGCCGTCTTGAAACTGATTGGCACCAGGAATCGCACCATTGTCGGCTTGATCATGCAACAGTCCATCGCTCTAGGTTTAATCGGCTTTGTGGTGGGCAAGATCTCGGCAACTTTATTGATGGCGCCAATCTTTCCCAAATATGTGCTGCTGCAACCACTCGACTCCGTCATGGGTTTTATGGCCGTGGTCATGATCTGCGTACTGTCGAGCATTATCGCCATTCGTGCCGCGCTCAGGGTCGACCCGGCCGAGGCCATAGGGGGCTGA
- a CDS encoding TetR/AcrR family transcriptional regulator, whose protein sequence is MGSSNKHLPAEKRRTVTVEAVVELAGEQNPSEITTAAIAKRMGLTQGALFRHFPNKEAILEAVMEWVAERLISLIEKVINAELSPLTALESIFMAHVDFITEHPGIPRMLFGELQRSEETAPKRITQTLIRRYAEHLNRLFEQGKTCGELDGNFDNEAAATLFIGTIQGLVMQSLIAGDVSHMRRNAPKVFVIYQRGIRSTS, encoded by the coding sequence ATGGGCTCATCAAACAAACATCTTCCGGCTGAGAAACGACGGACGGTAACGGTAGAGGCGGTGGTCGAGTTGGCAGGTGAACAGAATCCGAGCGAGATTACTACGGCGGCCATAGCCAAACGCATGGGATTGACTCAGGGTGCACTTTTTCGTCATTTCCCAAACAAGGAGGCCATATTAGAGGCTGTTATGGAATGGGTGGCGGAACGCTTAATATCCCTCATCGAAAAAGTAATAAACGCAGAGCTATCTCCTCTTACCGCACTTGAAAGCATATTTATGGCGCATGTGGATTTTATAACAGAGCACCCCGGTATTCCCCGTATGTTGTTTGGGGAATTGCAACGATCTGAAGAAACCGCGCCCAAACGGATAACGCAAACGCTCATCCGCCGATATGCTGAGCACCTTAATCGTCTGTTTGAACAGGGAAAGACTTGTGGTGAGCTTGATGGAAATTTTGATAACGAGGCTGCGGCCACGCTCTTCATCGGCACCATTCAAGGATTGGTCATGCAATCGTTGATAGCAGGAGATGTGAGCCATATGCGACGCAATGCGCCAAAAGTCTTTGTCATCTATCAAAGAGGCATCAGGAGTACATCATGA